The sequence below is a genomic window from Lysobacter capsici.
AGCCCGGCCGCGTCGCCGAAACCCGTGCGACGATCGGACGCAGCCCGGCCAGGCCCACTGGGCGGCCCTCAGCACGACGAGCACCGCGCGCCGCGGCACCCGCGACGCCCGCCGGCGCAAGGGTCGCAGCCGGCGAGACGCCGACCCGGCACGCTTTTCCTTCGCCCATCGCCCCGGCCGGCTTGACCACCTAGCCCGCCGTCTTCATCCTCGCCGCTCCGAACCCCACGGCCAGACCCAACAGTTAATGAGCAGTCGCTATAACGCCGCCGACATCGAAGTCCTTTCCGGCCTGGACCCGGTCAAACGCCGCCCGGGCATGTACACCGACACCAGCCGGCCGAACCACCTGGCCCAGGAAGTCATCGACAACTCGGTCGACGAGGCCCTGGCCGGCCACGCCCGCAGCATCGAGGTGATCCTGCACGCCGACGGCAGCTGCGAGGTCTCCGACGACGGCCGCGGCATGCCGGTCGACATCCACCCGGAGGAGAAAGTCCCCGGCGTGGAGCTGATCCTGACCCGCCTGCACGCCGGCGGTAAGTTCAGCAACAAGAACTACACCTTCTCCGGCGGCCTGCACGGCGTCGGCGTCAGCGTGGTCAACGCGCTGTCCAAGCTGGTCGAAGTGCACATCAAGCGCGACGGCAACGAATACCGCATGACCTTCAACAACGGCGACCGCGCCACCCCGTTGGAAGTGGTCGGCAGCGTCGGCAAGAAGAACACCGGCACCCGCGTGCGCTTCTGGCCCGACGGCAAGTACTTCGACACGAACAAGTTCAACCTGCGCTCGATCAAGCACATCCTGCGCGCCAAGGCGGTGCTGTGCCCCGGCCTCAACGTCAAGCTGTTCGACGAAGCCACCGGCGAACGCACCGAGTGGTATTACGAGGACGGCCTGCGCGACTACCTGTCGAGCGAATTGCGCGACGGCCAGCCACAACGCGAACTGCTGCCGCCGGACCTGTTCGTCGGCCAGCTCAAGAAAGAAAACGAAGTGGCCGACTGGGCCGTGGCCTGGGTGCCGGACGGCGAGCTGACCCAGGAAAGCTACGTCAACCTGATCCCGACCGCCCAGCACGGCACCCACGTCAACGGCCTGCGCACCGGCTTCACCGACGCGCTGCGCGAGTTCTGCGACTTCCGCAACCTGCTGCCGCGCGGCGTCAAGCTGGCGCCGGAAGACGTGTGGGACCGGGTCGCCTTCGTGCTCAGCATCAAGATGACCGACCCGCAGTTCAGCGGCCAGACCAAGGAACGCCTGTCCTCGCGCCAGGCCGCCGGTTTCGTCGAAGGCGCCGCGCACGACGCGTTCTCGCTGTGGCTCAACCAGCACACCGAACTGGGCGAGAAGATCGCGCAGCTGGCGATCGAGCGCGCCGCAGCGCGCCTGAAGACCGAAA
It includes:
- the parE gene encoding DNA topoisomerase IV subunit B, which gives rise to MSSRYNAADIEVLSGLDPVKRRPGMYTDTSRPNHLAQEVIDNSVDEALAGHARSIEVILHADGSCEVSDDGRGMPVDIHPEEKVPGVELILTRLHAGGKFSNKNYTFSGGLHGVGVSVVNALSKLVEVHIKRDGNEYRMTFNNGDRATPLEVVGSVGKKNTGTRVRFWPDGKYFDTNKFNLRSIKHILRAKAVLCPGLNVKLFDEATGERTEWYYEDGLRDYLSSELRDGQPQRELLPPDLFVGQLKKENEVADWAVAWVPDGELTQESYVNLIPTAQHGTHVNGLRTGFTDALREFCDFRNLLPRGVKLAPEDVWDRVAFVLSIKMTDPQFSGQTKERLSSRQAAGFVEGAAHDAFSLWLNQHTELGEKIAQLAIERAAARLKTEKQITRKKITQGPALPGKLADCSSQDLSRTELFLVEGDSAGGSARQARDKDFQAILPLRGKILNTWEVASGSVLGSQEVHDLAVAIGCDPGKEDIGGLRYGKVVILADADSDGLHIATLLSALFLRHFPALVAAGHIFVAMPPLFRVDVGKTVFYALDEEEKRILLEKIEREKGDRKKGLSGAVNVTRFKGLGEMNASQLRESTIHPDTRRLVQLTIDDNAQTHSLMDMLLAKKRASDRKAWLETKGDLATLEV